One Desertibacillus haloalkaliphilus genomic window, ATGCCATAGTGGTCTCCCATCAGGACAAACATTGTATTTTCATATAGTCCTTCTTCTTTCATTCGTTCAAAGAACCTTTTGATGGCTTCATCTTGATAGCGGACGGTGGTCACATAGCGGTTTAAAATGGTGCTAGTCGAATCATATTCATCAATGAACTGATCCTTTGGATCAATTTCAAATGGGAAGTGATTGGTTAAGGTAATAAACGTGCTGTAATAAGGCGCCTTCAGCTTTTTTAAATAATCAATGGATTGGTCAAAAAAGTCGATATCTTTTAAGCCCCAGCCAGTCGAATTCTGTTCATTGACATCAAATGAATCGACATCATAAAAGCGGTCAATCCCAAGAGATTCATACATCACATCACGATTCCAGAATGTTTTAT contains:
- a CDS encoding LTA synthase family protein; its protein translation is KTFWNRDVMYESLGIDRFYDVDSFDVNEQNSTGWGLKDIDFFDQSIDYLKKLKAPYYSTFITLTNHFPFEIDPKDQFIDEYDSTSTILNRYVTTVRYQDEAIKRFFERMKEEGLYENTMFVLMGDHYG